The following is a genomic window from Struthio camelus isolate bStrCam1 chromosome 17, bStrCam1.hap1, whole genome shotgun sequence.
ACCTGTTGACAAGATATCTGGTTGGGCAAGTCCTTTAGACACAGGCCAGTGTAGTCTTCTGCTTTCACATCCAGCATCACTTGTGGAATATGGCACTCCATTTGGGAAGACCTGTGCGTTTCCCTCATGaaagagacaattttttttccccccaaagaactAATATGTTGATGATAGGGGCAGCGGTCACTGGATCAAAGCTAATCTGAATCTGTGTGTCCCAGAAGCAATTACTCATATGGGTCATAATTCTTAAACTGATGACTCTTTCAAATCGACTTAACGTGACAAGACTGTAGGTATGTATTAGTAACCCAAGCAAAGATCATTGTACTGACCCACCAGCAGAACTGCTTTTAACTGGAAATAACAGTCATTTTCACCACCATTTGAACTATGTTCAGGACTTCTGTATCTGATCATATTAAAGATAATAAAAGCTGTTTTCAGCATTGATACTTCTGATTTCTCCATATTGATTTGTGGCTTACTGTAGTGAAGTTTATTTGTAGGAACTCCAGTGGTCCTAATTTTTGTGAGCATACTCTTTCCAGTGTGGATTCTGTATCTTTAATAAACCTGTGGTGGAGCTGgctgtttcttccctctttctggaAGACCGCTCTGCCTAGCTCCCTCTGTAGTTAGTATGTGATGTTTTGTCTAACTGAATTAGACACATCTGTATTATGGGAATCTAACTGTGACTGTAACTCTGTGTTGTGTGTAGAAATTACCAACTGTATCCAGTAGTTTTCTGCTGGACAAAGAAGAAGCTCTGTTGAGAATCCTGTGGGATGGTTCTCAAATAATTTCTAGAAACAACTGAGTGGATCATCTGTCTCTTTGCCTTTCCCCAGCTGCCAGTTTGTTGTCTCTGAAGAACAGGACTACACAGTCCACTTTGCTGATCCAGATACCTTGGTCAACTGGGACTTTGTGGAGCAAGTGGTCAGTTGCAATGGGCtagatatttttgtgtgtgtgtattaagaAACTCAACTTGTCTTTAGCTACCTCTTAATCTCTGTGGTATTATGTAAAACTCAGCTGTTAACTGAGCTTGAGGCCTCTTCTGTCACTCCCACAATACTTGGAAAGATCTGTCATGGAATATATTATGAAATACTTTTCatgacaggaaaagagaagtGCTAAAATCTATTAGGAAAATTAGCAGCCTCTTCTTGCTTCCGCAGATGGGAGCTCATCAAAAATAGTATCTGACATTCTTCAGTAGACTTAGTCCTTGTGATCAAGATATTAGCAGAAAACTTGGGCATGAGTCCAGGGAAGAGGACTAAAGTATgtagaattttgaaaaattattctttGCATTGGCAGCCCATCTTGCCTagcaacaaaatggaaaaatctCTTGCTGATTGTGGCCAGACCTTTATTACCTCAAGTAGAAGCTTCTAATCTGTCAAGGCTAGTCTTGGTGTATGGTATAGACCGTACAGCTGGAGGGGAAGGTACGTTTACTGTTACCTGACCTTATGAGAGATCTGAAAAATCTAGGTGCTTGCTTACTTGGCATTGATTTCTCTGGAACCTACAGATGGTAACAAAGTGTCTGACTAAACTAGAATGTTCATGAAAATGGGTAAGTTTAGTCTCTCAGTTAAGCAGGCTTTTACTGACCTGTTTACCTAAGTGAGGTGACAGCAAGAATTCATTTGCTGCCTTCTCAGTGTCTGAATTCAGGTGATGATGCTACTAACTCTTGGAGATGATGAATTAGAGGAAAATAATTAATTAGATGTTGTTGAACAGagttgagttttgttttgtttttttaatgtgactACAGTAGAAATACCAGATGGGTGGCTTTTGAAGATTACTCCATGTGCAGACTAAAAGCGTTACTTTAGTTTCACACAGTGTACTCAATTTTTTGGTAAATAAGCAGAGACTAAAGATTAAAAAGTTAGTGTAGATCTCACAGGTGGCTTAGTTTCTGTGCTACAAGTTGATTTCCCAGTCTATAACTTGTACTGTTCTTATGTGCCCTTTCAGCGAATCTGTAGCCATGAAGTGCCCTCTTGCCCAATATGTCTTTACCCACCTACGGCAGCAAAGATCACCCGCTGTGGGCACATCTTTTGTTGGGCATGTATCCTTCACTATCTATCCTTGAGTGAGAAGACATGGAGTAAATGTCCTATTTGTTATGGCTCTGTTCACAAGAAGGATCTCAAGAGGTGAGActtgatttttattaaataatacatCTTTCTAACGTGTTTTTACCCTACTAACGTTTTCCTTATGTTGCAGTGTTGTTGCTATGGAAACACGTCAATATGCAATTGGTGATATCATTACAATGCAACTTATGAGAAGAGAGAAGGGTGTTCTGATAGCACTGCCCAAATCCCAGTGGATGAATGTGGTGCAGCCTGTTCACGTTGGAGGTGAGTGTATCCGAGTCCTAGTGGCTGGCATGCTGCTTGTAGCTGTGACTAGGACCTGTGTAGAGAAGATTTCCCATAGCGATGCCTTGCTGTCACCTTAAAATAGATCAGACTACAAAACATGGGTTTTAGCAGCTGGGAGGCTTAATGACCACGTCTTAATGATAAGCCTTCCACCCACGCTTTATTTTTCCCAGGTCTTTGACTTGTGTGCTGTTTCCTTTCAAGTTACTTTAAACTGCTGCCTTCTCAAACTTTGTTGTTAGTTTGGTGCATGTTTTGTGTTGTACAGTCACTGATGTGACTAGTGCTGCTTTTATTAGCTCTTCGgtgcccttttatttatttatttccccctcGCTCCTGATTCTGTGGCTTAACGAAAATAACTGTCTCTGAATACAAACTATATATTGAAGATGTGACCTTCAATAAGGTTTTTCGTCACCCTCACTTAGCTGATAAGATCTGTGGATGAATATTATggaaaataatcaaaattatTGCAAACCTGCCTGATCTCTTCAGTTTTCCCTGCTCAAGTAATGTGACCAACATATCATCATCTTATCTGTTAGTGTCATGAAAATTTGATGACTAAAGAAATAAAGTTACTTAGTGTTGTTGTTTTGCGGGCTCTCTTGGCTCACTTGATTTTTGCAGCCAAGTTTGTGAACGACTGTATGCATTTAAGCTCTCTGTCAAAAGTCAAGTCTCCTAGCTCATAGTGGGCATTCAGCATGCAGTACGTGTGCTTGCGTGTTCTTCAGTATTTGAAAGTAATAGATTTTATATTTCTTGATGTAACCTCCCCctcccaaaaccaaaaacaacaaccaccacctgGATTTGAGATCACTTCAAACCCAGGAAGTCTGGCATTTAGCGGGTGTTCTGTAGGCAAGGCTTTTAAAAGAGGTTGGACCCTAGGGGAGCAGTGAGTATATGGACTATGTTAGTAAACGTAGTGCCGTAACTGATACAGAGTTTACTGTGCCAGCCTTTAGAATAGGCTCTCTGATAACAAAGAAAACTACCTTTTGCTCAACTTGGAGTTCTTTAGTTTGTCTGTGCTTCCCATAGGAGACCCAATAATAATGTTCTGTACAGATTTTGGATACATAAGCTGTTTAAGCTAGAACTTCGCAAAACATTCCAACTGCAGTGTTTTTGAATATATAAAGAAGAGAAGAAGCCGCAGACCACCTTATTTCAGGAAGCTTTGACCACCCAGGGCTTCTTGACGGCAATGCTTCCACAGAAAAGCTTGAACTTGACTTTTGATGCTTAGCAACTAGGTGGTGAACTGGCAGGTTGAAAGTGGCAGTTAAAGCTGGTATGTGGGTACCAGCTTGTGCCGTGGATGGTGTAACGGTAATACGCAGAGTTCGTATCAAAGTCCTGCTCGATATTGTCCGCTCTGCAGTGGATTACCTTACAAAATTGAGGAGTAACGGAACTTTAGAAGAAACAACAATTCAAACTGGTGCTTCTGCACAAGGATGTTAATGATTTGATGATATTCCTTCTGTTCAGatgagcagcacagccagtatTCAAAGCTGCTTCTGGCATCCAGGGAGCAGGTCTTGCAGTGTGTGATTCTGGAGGAGAAAGCAGCGTTACTAAGACAGTATGAGGAGGAAAAACATACCCCAGAGGCTTGCTTTATTGAGGCGGCTATCCAGGAACTGAAGGTGAGAACCTCTTTGTATGTTTAtggtaactttatttttaatagcatgcTGAGCACTTTTGTGTTCACCACTGTGTAAAATGGTTGTATGTGATTATTCTGGTCTCCAGATATAAATCTTGGAAGAGACTGTAGCCTGTAGACTCCAGGTATCTGGCATGGCATTTATGATAGCAGAACTATGGAATGCTTTTTTCTGAATGGCGTTCCTGCCAAAAATGTAACAGAGCTCtgctttcagaggaagctgggtTTCCCTTTGTCTCAGGCAGTTTCTAGGATAACTTCTGTAAGGCATGCGTGAACAAACCTGCAGAATACTCCTTTTCAAACCCTGTAGGTGTCCTATAATATATATGCTTTCCAGTATTGAAAAGGCACTCTCTTCAAGGGTCACTCTTGTCACAGATAGCCTATAGATCTATGAAAACTTGAAGTGCAGGACAGAGCTAAAAATATTTATGGTGAGAGTTTCCTGGGGTAAATGGGAAACTGAAATATGTTCTCTTTGGGTGACCTGTAGGAGCGAGAGACAGCACTCTCTGCTGATCAGGATAAAAACAATGGCGTTGCTGGAATTACTGCAGCTGTTGAGGAACTGGTCCTAGAAAGCTCCAAGGCTGTGGAGCCTGTAGTTTCCCAAGAGAAAAAGGTAGGTGACATCTCTGCTCAGACAGATCTTATTAATATCTAGTTCTGTCACTTTACACTGCAGTGTAAGGTGAGTTGGCGCCCAGGATGGTTGCAGAGGTGATTGTTTCCTGAGGGAGGTGATGTGGTACTAACTGTATGCTCTCTGCTGTGATAGTGTGGTGTGGAGTATCTCTCAGCATTTGATGAAGAACTTGTGGCACCTTGCTCTGATCTGGCaagttctttttcccctcccttggaAGTAGAAGAGGCAGCGCTGGATGAAGAGGAAGTACCCGAGCTGGACACCATAGGAGAATCTGATGTGAACACTACAGAAGAACCAAACACAGCTGAAACAAGCTGCCAGGAATCTAAAGATACAATTAGCAGTGGACATCTGAACAGTTCTCCTTTTTACTATTTCTATCAAGGTCAGTGCAATGAAATTCTAGAATCGTGGTGGTAGAGATGCTTCCTTGGAGATTCTTTTTGGGGAAGACATTTGTTACTTCATTAGATATAGCTAAACCCTGCAAAATGGAATTGCTATGTCCTCAGAAAGGAGCTTTAATTTTATTACTAGCAAATGGAACTGGGGTGGggaaaaggatattaaaaattaACAGGCAAAGAATGAGTGATGATATTTTATCTTATAGCGGAGGATGGACAGTGTATGTATCTTCACCCTGTGAATGTTCGATGTCTTGTTCGTGAATATGGCAGCTTGGAGAAGAGTCCAGAGAAGATAACTGCAGCTGTAGTGGAGATAGCTGGCTACTCAATGACAGAGGTAACTCTTATTATTAATAAAGATCCCTTGTTTTAGTGGGTTGATCGCTGTGGCTGACAGGTGAGACTTGCCTATTTTTGGTAATAAGAAATGACTATGACAGGTATTAAGCATGGTAATCTGAATGAGGCCCTGAGAGAGATGAGATCCACTTGATCCTGTGAAGGACATCTGTGTAAGCTGCAGTGCTTTGCAGTAGTTTCTGATGAGCAGGCTTGCTTTCTCCTCCTAGATGTTAGGAAGCTTAGGAGCAAGAGAATTGCAAGCTCAAGATTGGTTTGCtcttaaatttaaagaaaagtgtaAAGTCTCTTCTCGCATAAGACAGTGGCTATCTCATCATCTTTCTAAACCCAAAGTAGTGTTCCGACTCTTTTGACCCAAACAGCTGAACCCTCTGAACATCGAGGGTTGAGGCGGGATGTTATGTAGAGTAAGAAGATCAAACGCAGATTCAGTGTTCGAGATAGAGGCAGGTTTAAGGCAATGAAGGGTGCTTAAGGCACTGAAGTTCTAGAAGAGGGGGTGGATCTTGGATTCCTTTAGCTGCGACAGAGACTACTGTAAGAACTAGCATGTCCAGTAACAATGATACATAACCCTTGGGTCATATGCAAGAAGGGATGCACTTGAATAAGAATGGGTGCAAAGAGATAGTAGGCACTTCTGTTCACGTTTTTCCGCTCTACTGGGAAAAATACAAAGTTTGGCTTGTTGCAGCCTAGCAAAGCAGTAGTTGGTGATCAAAAGGACTTTGGTGTAAAAGACAGGTTTCCTCTAGTGTAAGAATAAATGCATCACGGGAAATCGATAGGCTGAACATCAGCCTATCTAAGAACCAGCATTGTAGAGCTTCATTCCAATGATGCAAGTGAGAAGGGAGAAATAGCAAGAAAATTGGTAACTGAGCTGGAAGCCAGTATATCTAAATGATTACAATGTGGTTGGTAGAGATGCTGAATCATTTGGTTCTGACCCAAGGCATCCCTCGTGGTTTTTGTAGTTTATGAAAAGTGTTTACTGTGTcagtgttccttctttttttccatttgatttgGTGACAGGAGAGTATACTAGCTCCATAAGCAATTTGTCATTATAGCAGCTTCTAACCTTGTTGCAACTAGGTgtttgcaattttatttatttattttttccccccccctcaggATATAAGACAACGTCATCGTTACTTATGTCACTTGCCCCTCACCTGTGAGTTTAGTATTTGTGAACTGGCTCTGAAGCCACCTACCATTTCCAAGGAGACTTTGGAGTTGTTTTCAGGTTGGTATTACCTTTCTAGGTGGCTTTATCATGTAACTTTGAGGATGAAGGAGGAGTAGCTCCTTTTATGGCAGAAGAAAGAACGTAAATAACAGGTTTACTCCTCTTGCATCGACTGTCTGATGCCTACTAGAGAGAGAACCTCAGTTCAGTTTTGTATAGATAGCAATTAAGCATAGAATAAAAAAGCCCTGAATGCCTGGAAGAACGTGCATTGTTTGTAAATAGGTTTTACTAACGTGTTATAACTGAACACGTTGTTCTCAAAGCTGGAAAAACATTACCAAAACATTAGTATGTTTTTGATATCCAATGCTTTCTGTTGCTCCTAGATGACCTTGAAAAGAGGAAACGCCTACGACAGAAGAAAGCTCGTGATGAACGGCGACGTGAACGCAGAATTGAgatagaagaaaacaagaaacaggGCAAATGTAAGTCTTGCTTGATCGTAACTTGTGCGTTTCCAGCCATCTTCAGTTGTTGAGCTTATTTCTTGAGGTATAGGATGAACTCTAAGACCTTTAGTTTGTAGTATTTACTTAGAACAAGATTATAAGGTGTTAGAGAATAATCTCAACTTTTAGATTGAAAATGTAAGCTGTTTTAGTGAAGGTGTTAAATGATGTTACGCAGTTCCTGCGTACTTGCACGTTATGGGAAAGACAGAAGGCGTTTGAGGACACGTTCTCCATGACGTGTAGCGCTCGGGATTCTTGGTTTCTGTTTTTATAGCAAACACTGTATGGAGTGGAaagtgaaaaatttaaaaaaaaaaaaaaaaaagccgcctAAGAATTGTTTCTGTCCAGCAGCAAGGCTTGTTCTGGTCTCTAAGACAGAGGATGTAAAGAAAATTTTTGCACTGGCATTGCCTGGAGTCCTTTAAACAGCTTGCATATTGACAGTCTTCCTGATGTTGCCTAGTTCTTTGATTTTAAAACCTCTTTCTAGATCCAGAGGTCCATATTGCTTTAGAGAATCTGCAGCAGTTCCCTGCTTTTACCTCCTGCTCTGGAGAAACTACCAGCATTGATCATCAGACCTTCTGTCTGTCTCCTCTTGGCAGGAGCCCTGTGTTTCAGACAGGTAAGCATCTGGGAAAACGCCTTCCATCTAGCTCTTGATTGTTCTTTGGAGATTTACTGCTCAGGTCATCAAGCTAAACTTTCTTAAAACGGATCCAAGGCTGCTTCTCTCCTAGATCACCCACTAGATAGCACACAAAAAGTTGATACTGCTAGGAGACATCTGTCTGCTTTTCACTAGCTGCATTTTAGGAACAATATGAGGACTACACTGTAGTTGTACATCTCTTAAATCTTTGCCCAGGCAGAAAAGTAACATTAcaaaaggaataaacaaacaaaaaaaaaacaagaaccaaaaacaaaacaaaaaaggggaaGCAGACAATAGTGTATGCTAGGAAAACAATactggctttttttctctctacccTTTCCATCTCCCCCCGTGCTATACTAAAATAAAATGTAGCTGGATGAGTGCTGAGGAGGTTGTTATCCAATGATGCTCTACCAAATGTTTTATCTTGCAACTCTTAAAACATTCAGGGatagtttatatttaattttgttttttctcctcaaaaatctccCTTAAATGAAAACATTGAGGAAACATTTGAGAGGTCCCACAGTGTGACTGATGGAGGGAACTGATGAGATTAAAAATTGTCAATTATACTATAGTATATTAAAACTCTTGGTTCTGTTTCATGCTGATAAGCTGCATGATGAATGTCTTTGTCGATGTAAGAGGCTCTAATTACCTGATTCTTCTTGCTGTAGAGCCTGTTCCAACTCCACTGTCACCTGCTGCCAGCCAGGTCAGCCCTTTGCTCTGTGGGAGCTTAGAAGAAGagtctcccttcccttcctttgccCAGGTAAGCCATGCAGCAGAGCAAATCTTGTCAGAATTGCTTGCATCTTATTTGGGGACAAGTTTGAGAACACAATCGCTTCCCCTGCAAAAGCGATGTAGGATAAATCTTAGAGGCAACACAGTATTTGAGCATTCTGAAATGGTTCCTAGATTTCCTTGCCACTTTGGAGATGTGCAGGATCGTTCTGGTACATGGACTtgatcagatttttcttttttttttttttttggtagatgttGAGGGttggaaaagcaaaagcagaaacatgGTCCAAACCTGGTCCAAAGACAAGAGGTAAGAAAACTTGGGTTTACTATTTTGGGTTCTTTTGCATGCATCTAAATCTAGGAAGTCTTAAGATTTTACAAGAAACATCTGGAGTATAGAGAGGTATTTGCACTGCAAAGGTTGTATACAGCCCTCGTCTCTCAGGACCCTTCCCTTTCTTGCAGATGAGAACACTCTGGCACTCCCTGTGCTGGTGGATAGTGATGGAGAAAGTGACAACTCTGACCGCATACCTGTGCCCAGCTTCCAAAATTCCTTCAGCCAAGCTATTGAGGCAGCCCTCCTGAAATTGGACAAACCATCCACATCCAATCCTTTATCAGGTaaaaggaaagggggggaaagaaaggcaggagagtTTTCTGAAGTGGGAAAactaaatatttcactttcttctttgggGAGAAGTGAGAAGAGCATTTGGGGGGACCAAAATGAGCTACAGAACAGTTCTGCACAATGTCAGGTTGT
Proteins encoded in this region:
- the RNF10 gene encoding E3 ubiquitin-protein ligase RNF10 translates to MLQSSPGAAAASAMDKSSPCGSGAPGSSAGSKAQQPRSASAGPAAGESKPKGDGKNASGSKQRYNRKRETSYSKNENFSSQSRRSNSQKSKAFNKMPPQRGGSGGSGKLFSSCNGGRRDEVAEAQRAEFSPAQFSGPKKINLNHLLNFTFEPRGQAGHFDGNGHGNWGKRNKWGHKPFNKELFLQANCQFVVSEEQDYTVHFADPDTLVNWDFVEQVRICSHEVPSCPICLYPPTAAKITRCGHIFCWACILHYLSLSEKTWSKCPICYGSVHKKDLKSVVAMETRQYAIGDIITMQLMRREKGVLIALPKSQWMNVVQPVHVGDEQHSQYSKLLLASREQVLQCVILEEKAALLRQYEEEKHTPEACFIEAAIQELKERETALSADQDKNNGVAGITAAVEELVLESSKAVEPVVSQEKKCGVEYLSAFDEELVAPCSDLASSFSPPLEVEEAALDEEEVPELDTIGESDVNTTEEPNTAETSCQESKDTISSGHLNSSPFYYFYQAEDGQCMYLHPVNVRCLVREYGSLEKSPEKITAAVVEIAGYSMTEDIRQRHRYLCHLPLTCEFSICELALKPPTISKETLELFSDDLEKRKRLRQKKARDERRRERRIEIEENKKQGKYPEVHIALENLQQFPAFTSCSGETTSIDHQTFCLSPLGRSPVFQTEPVPTPLSPAASQVSPLLCGSLEEESPFPSFAQMLRVGKAKAETWSKPGPKTRDENTLALPVLVDSDGESDNSDRIPVPSFQNSFSQAIEAALLKLDKPSTSNPLSEEKGGKKRKKQKQKLLFSTSVVHTK